Genomic segment of Streptomyces zhihengii:
GCCCAGACGAACGGCGACAGGTTGCGGTTCACGGTCGCCAGACCGGCCCGGGCCACGCCCTTGGCCCGCGGCATCACCCCGTGCAGCGCCTTGGGGGCCTCCAGGCCCACGCCGTGGGACGTGCCGCCGGCGACGACCACCAGCCAGCCGTCCGAGGCCGCCTTCTGCTGGCGGTAGCCGAAGCGGTCGCCCTTGGACACCCGCGTGACGTCCAGCACCGCGCCGCGGTACTCGGTCGCCTCGTGGTCGCCCAGCCACATCCGGGTGCCGATCCGGGCGCGGAAGCGGGTCTGCGGGAACTGCTGCTGGAGCCGTGCCTGCTCCTCGGCGCGCAGATGGCTGACGAACATGGTGTGCAGCGGCAGCCGGGCCGCGCGCAGCCGGTCCATCCAGGCGATGACCTCCTCGACGGCGTCCGAGCCGTCGGTGCGGTCCAGCGGCAGGTGGAGGGCGAAGCCCTCCAGCCGGACGTCCTCGATGGCGGCGTGGAGCTGCCCCAGCTCCTGCTCGGTGATGCCGTGGCGCTTCATCGAGCTCATGCACTCGATGACCACACGGGCGCCGACCAGGGCGTGCACCCCGTCGACCGAGGACACCGAGCGGATCACCCGGTCCGGCAGCGGGACCGGCTCCTCACCGCGCCGGAACGGCGTCAGCACCAGCAGGTCGCCGCCGAACCAGTCCTTGATCCGGGCCGCCTCGTAGGTCGTGCCCACGGCCAGCATGTCGGAGCCGAAGCGCGCCGCCTCCTCGGCCAGCCGCTCGTGGCCGAAGCCGTAGCCGTTGCCCTTGCAGACCGGGACGAGACCGGGGAACTGGTCGATCACCGACTTCTGGTGAGCCCGCCAGCGCGCGGTGTCTACGTAGAGGGAGAGCGCCATGGCAGGCCCGGGACCTTTCTGGTGACTTCGGTGTGACTGGGGACAGGTACGAGATTACGGACCCGCCGGCCCTTTCGGGACGGCGGGCGGGTGCGGCGGCCTAGCGGCGGGACATGTAGATGTCGAGCGCCTTGTGGAGCAGCTTGTTGAGCGGGAAGTCCCACTCGCCCACGTACTCGACGGCCTCGCCGCCGGTGCCGACCTTGAACTGGATGAGACCGAAGAGGTGGTCCGTCTCGTCCAGCGAGTCGCTGATGCCCCGCAGGTCGTAGACGGTGGCGCCCATCGCGTACGCGTCGCGCAGCATCCGCCACTGCATGGCGTTGGAGGGGCGGACCTCACGGCCGATGTTGTCGGAGGCGCCGTAGGAGTACCAGACGTGGCCGCCGACGACGAGCATGGTGGCCGCGGAGAGGTTCACGCCGTTGTGCCGGGCGAAGTAGAGACGCATGCGGTTGGGGTCCTCGTTGTTGAGGACGGTCCACATGCGCTGGAAGTAGGAGAGCGGACGCGGCCGGAAGCGGTCGCGCTCGGCGGTGATCTCGTAGAGGCGCTGCCACTCGGCGAGGTCCTCGTAGCGGCCCTGCACGACCTCGACGCCGGCCTTCTCGGCCTTCTTGATGTTGCGGCGCCAGAGCTGGTTGAAGCCCTTGAGGACGTCGTCCAGCGAACGGTTCGCGAGCGGCACCTGGTACACGTACCGGGGCTGCACGTCGCCGAAGCCGGCGCCGCCGTCCTCGCCCTGCTGCCAGCCCATCTTCCGGAGCCGGTCCGCGACCTCGAAGGCGCGCGGCTCGATGTGGGTCGCCTCGACGTCGCGCAGGCGCTTGACGTCCGGGTCCTGGATGCCGGCCTTGATCGCGGGGGCGTCCCAGCGGCGGATGACGACCGGCGGGCCCATCTTCACGGAGAAGGCGCCCTGGTTCTTCAGGTGGGCCAGCATCGGCTGCAGCCAGTCGTCCAGGTTCGGGGCGTACCAGTTGATGACCGGGCCCTCGGGGAGGTACGCGAGGTACCGCTTGATCTTGGGGAGCTGGCGGTAGAGCACCAGGCCGGCGCCGACGAGCTCACCGTTCCGGTCGAACCAGCCCAGGTTCTCCGAGCGCCACTCGGTCTTCACGTCCGCCCACGCCGGGACCTGGCAGTGACTGGCCGAGGGCAGGCTCTGGATGTACGCCAGATGCTGCTCACGGCTGATGGTCCTCAGGGTCAGGCTCATGCGGGGCGCTCCTCGGCAGGTGTGTCCCCATGGGTTCAGGGGCTCCGGCTCTCGCGCCGAAGCCTACTGCGCCCGGGAACCGCCCCGAATGGTTGTGCGCAGGAGGGGACCGCCGCCCGGAGGCGGAAGCGGCCGGACACGGCCCCGCCGGGCCGTTCGCAGAGGTCCGCCGCCGATGCGCTGTCCGGGGGCCGGGCCGGTGTGCGGGCCCGGCGGGAACGGCCGGCGGTGCCGTCCGCGGGGGGCGGACGGCACCCTTGCGGCGCCGGGGCGCCCCCGGTCAGCCGAGGACGCCGCCGAACAGACCGCCGTGCGCCATCCCCAGGTAGAAGCCCACGGCCGATGCGCCGAGTCCCACGATCAGCAGGAAGCGCTCCCGGGTGGTCACCGAGACGAACTGTCCGTACGCCCCGGTGAGGATGCCGATGAGCCCCGCCCACGAACTGAGCAGATGCAGGCTGTGGAACATCGCGGTGATGAAGGCGATGGCGCCGAGCACCAGGGTCGCCGCCATCAGGGAGTCCTGGAGGGGATGTGGCTTGCCGTCGGTGGAGAGAAGCCCGGCGGGGGCGGCCTGTCGTCGCATTGCGTGTGCCATGAGGCACCTCCTGGCTGTGCCGGAGCGCGGCGCATCGTAGCGCCGCGCGCACCCGATGTGTACAGATTGCGTCCATCTGGCACCGGATTTCAACCGGAAGCCGGTCTGCGGGTACGCTGTACGGTCTGCACCGGTGTCTGCCCTGGCCAGGACACGATCCCGCGCGTACGCGCGGGATTGTCAGTGGCCGCCGATACCGTTGCGTACGCATCACGACCCTCCTGCCACGGAACGACCGTGGCCGCTGAGTCCAAAGGAGGTGGGTTCCACATGCGTCACTACGAGGTGATGGTCATCCTCGACCCCGATCTCGAGGAGCGCGCTGTCTCCCCGCTGATCGAGAACTTCCTCTCCGTCGTCCGTGAGGGCAACGGAAAGGTGGAGAAGGTCGACACCTGGGGCCGTCGTCGTCTCGCTTACGAGATCAAGAAGAAGCCCGAGGGCATCTACTCGGTCATCGACCTGCAGGCCGAGCCTGCGGTCGTCAAGGAGCTCGACCGCCAGATGAACCTGAACGAGTCGGTCCTCCGGACCAAGGTCCTCCGTCCCGAGACCCACTGAGCTTCCGGCTCAGAGGTCATCGGGTTCGAGTAGCAGCAAGCAGCCAGAAGCAATCCCGCCGAGAGGTTCACCCATGGCAGGCGAGACCGTCATCACGGTCGTCGGCAATCTCGTCGACGACCCCGAGCTGCGCTTCACCCCGTCCGGTGCGGCGGTCGCGAAGTTCCGCGTCGCGTCCACTCCCCGCACCTTCGACCGGCAGACCAACGAGTGGAAGGACGGCGAGAGCCTGTTCCTGACCTGCTCGGTCTGGCGGCAGGCGGCGGAGAACGTCGCCGAGTCGCTTCAGAAGGGCATGCGCGTCGTCGTGCAGGGCCGTCTGAAGCAGCGGTCGTACGACGACCGCGAGGGCGTCAAGCGGACGGTCTTCGAGCTGGACGTCGAGGAAGTCGGCCCCAGCCTGAAGAACGCCACGGCCAAGGTCACCAAGACCACGGGCCGCGGCGGCCAGGGCGGATACGGCGGCGGTCAGCAGGGTGGCGGCGGCGGCAACTGGGGCGGCGGCCCCGGTGGCGGCGGCCAGCAGGGCGGCGGCGGTGCACCCGCCGACGACCCCTGGGCCACCAGCGCGCCGGCCGGCGGTGGCCAGCAGGGCGGCGGAGGCGGCTGGGGCGGAAGCTCCGGCGGTTCTTCCGGCGGCGGCTACTCGGACGAGCCGCCCTTCTAGGGCAGCTCGTACCCCACTTCTTGATCACACAGGAGAAACACCATGGCGAAGCCGCCTGTGCGCAAGCCTAAGAAGAAGGTCTGCGCGTTCTGCAAGGACAAGACCGCGTACGTGGACTACAAGGACACGAACATGCTGCGGAAGTTCATTTCCGACCGCGGCAAGATCCGTGCCCGCCGCGTGACCGGCAACTGCACGCAGCACCAGCGTGACGTCGCCACGGCCGTCAAGAACAGCCGTGAGATGGCGCTGCTGCCCTACACGTCCACCGCGCGATAAGGGAAGGGTGACCTAAACATGAAGATCATCCTCACCCAGGAGGTCTCTGGCCTCGGTGCCGCCGGCGACGTCGTCGACGTCAAGGACGGCTACGCTCGCAACTACCTGGTCCCGCGCGGTTTCGCGATCCGCTGGACCAAGGGCGGCGAGAAGGACGTGGCGCAGATCCGCCGCGCCCGCAAGATCCACGAGATCGCGACCATCGAGCAGGCGAACTCCATCCGGGGTCAGCTCGAGGCCGTGAAGGTGCGCCTGGCCGTTCGCTCCGGCGACGCGGGCCGCCTGTTCGGTTCCGTCACCCCGGCCGACATCGCCTCGGCGATCAAGGCCGCCGGTGGTCCGGAGGTCGACAAGCGTCGTGTCGAGCTCGGTGCGCCGATCAAGACCCTGGGCTCGCACCAGGTGTCCGTGCGTCTGCACCCCGAGGTCGCCGCACAGCTCGGCGTCGAGGTCGTCGCCGCCTGAGCAGCGCGCTCGACTGAGCAGTAGGAAGGGCCGCACCCGATGGGTGCGGCCCTTTCCGTTCTGTCGCGGACTCCTTCGCCGGGGGTGTTTCACGTGAAACGCCCCCGGGTGCATGTTTCACGTGAAACCGGGCGGGTGCCCTCCCTCGGATCTGCTGAGAGCGTCCGGCCCGGGGAGTCCGGTGATCAGCGGGTCGCGCCGGTCACGATCCAGCGGCCCGACCGTGCCCGCCACCAGAGCGTCAGCAGGCGTACGGCCATCATCAGCGTCATGGCCCACCACAGTGCGGTGAGCCCACCGCCGAAGACCGGCACCAGAAGGGCGACCGGGGCGAAGGCCGCCAGGGTGAGGAGCATCGCCCACGCCAGGTAGGGGCCGTCCCCCGCGCCCATCAGCACGCCGTCGAGGACGAAGACCACGCCGGCGATCGGCTGGGAGAGGGCGATCACCAGCAGAGCCGGCAGCAGGGTGTCGTGCACGGCCTGGTCCCCGGTGAACAGCGGGATGAACAGCGGGCGGGCCAGGATGACCAGGATACCGAGCACGAAGCCCGAGACGATCCCCCACTGCACCATGCGGCGGCAGACCTCGCGGGCCCCCGCGGAGTCCCCCGCACCGAGATAGCGCCCGATGATCGCCTGCCCGGCGATGGCGATGGCGTCCAGGGCGAAGGCGAGCAGGCTCCACAGCGAGAGTGCGATCTGATGGGCCGCGATGTCGGTGTCGCCCATGCGGGCGGCCACGGCGGTGGCGATCATCAGCACCGCGCGCAGCGAGAGCGTGCGCACCAGCAGGGGCACGCCGGCCTGGGCGCTGGCACGGATACCCGCCGCGTCGGGGCGCAGGGGGGCTCCATGGGTGCGGGCGCCGCGGACGACCACGACGAGATAGGCGACCGCCATACCGCACTGGGCGATCACGGTGCCCCAGGCGGATCCCGCGATACCGAAACCGGCTCCGTAGACGAGCCCGACATTGAGCGCGGCGTTGGCGGCGAACCCGCCGACCGCCACATAGAGCGGTGTGCGGGTGTCCTGGAGGCCGCGCAGGACACCGGTGGCGGCGAGCACGATCAGCATGGCGGGGATGCCGAGGCTGGAGATCCGCAGATAGGTGATCGCGTGCGGGGCCGCGGTCTCCGATGCTCCGAAGACGTCCACGAGCCAGGGCGCGGCCGGCAGGGTCACGGCGACCACGGCCGTACCGAGGAAGAGCGCCAGCCAGATGCCGTCCATGCCCTGGCGGATCGCCGCCCGGAGATCGCCCGCGCCGACGCGTCGTGCCACGGCCGCCGTGGTGGCGTAGGCGAGGAAGACGAAGACGCTGACCGCCGTCATCAGGAGGGCGGCGGCGACCCCGAGGCCCGCGAGCTGGGGGGTGCCGAGATGACCGACGACGGCGCTGTCGACCATCACGAAGAGGGGTTCGGCGACGAGTGCGCCGAAGGCCGGGACGGCCAGGGCGATGATCTCTCGGTCATGCCGGCGCCGATGGGCGCGGACGGTCGCGGGGGCCTGAGTCATACGGTCAATCTAATCTTCCACAGGTAAGAGACGCAATTGTCTTGCAGCCCTTACAGCCTGTCGACGGCCGGATGCCTCCGGGGCCCGTTTGGGATGATCTTGATCCGAGCGGGAAAGTTTTTCTCCCCCACAGCCGGTGGACGGCAATCGTGCAGGTCAACCGCTGTGTCGTGGGTGATCTCCGATGTTGTCCACAGTGCTGTCCCCCGGTCCGTGCACAGGATGCGCAGGGTTCTCCACAGCATTGGGTCGTTCATCCACACAGCCTGTGGATAACGAGATTGGCTGAGGCCTTCCAGGGGCCTACCGTGGACCGTCGCCCGACGCGCCGCAGCGGAGTCGGGCGGGTCGATTTGTCAGTGTCGTGCCGTACAAAGAGTGCCACGGCAGAGGTCCGCGGAGCGGACGGGAGGAGGTGGCGCGGGTGAGCATCTCCGAGCCTCTGGACGATCCGTGGGCGGCGGACTCCCCCGGGGACCGCCTCCCCGCCTCCCGCCGGCGTGGCAGCGACGGCCGTGGCGGCCGTGAGGACCGGCACGACCGCGGCAGCGACAGCGGCTGGGACAGCGGTCCGAGCTTCGAGCGGGTGCCTCCCCAGGACCTGGACGCGGAGCAGTCCGTCCTCGGCGGCATGCTGCTCTCCAAGGACGCCATCGCGGACGTCGTCGAGATCATCAAGGGCCACGACTTCTACCGGCCGGCCCATGAGACGGTCTTCACGGCGATCCTCGACCTCTACGCCAAGGGCGAGCCCGCCGACCCCATCACCGTCGCGGCCGAACTGGTCAAGCGCGGTGAGATCACCCGGGTCGGCGGAGCGCCGTATCTCCACACCCTGGTCCAGTCCGTCCCCACGGCCGCGAACGCCTCGTACTACGCGGAGATCGTCCATGAGCGCGCCGTGCTGCGCCGCCTGGTCGAGGCCGGCACCAAGATCACGCAGATGGGATACGCCGCCGACGGCGACGTCGACGAGATCGTGAACTCGGCGCAGGCCGAGATCTACGCGGTGACCGAGCAGCGCACCAGCGAGGACTACCTGGCGCTCGGCGACATCATGGAGGGCGCCCTCGACGAGATCGAGGCGATCGGCTCCCGCAGCGGCGAGATGACCGGTGTCCCCACCGGATTCACCGACTTCGACTCCCTCACCAACGGACTCCACCCCGGTCAGATGATCGTCATCGCCGCGCGTCCCGCGATGGGCAAGTCGACGCTCGCGCTGGACTTCGCCCGGGCGGCGTCGATCAAGCACAACCTGCCGAGCGTCATCTTCTCCCTGGAGATGGGCCGCAACGAGATCGCCATGCGTCTGCTGTCCGCCGAGGCCCGGGTGGCGCTGCACCACATGCGGTCCGGCACCATGACGGACGAGGACTGGACGCGGCTGGCCCGCCGGATGCCCGAGGTGTCGTCCGCCCCGCTGTACATCGACGACTCCCCCAACCTGTCGATGATGGAGATCCGGGCGAAGTGCCGCCGCCTCAAGCAGCGCAACGACATCAAGCTCGTGATCATCGACTATCTGCAGCTGATGCAGTCCGGCGGCTCCAAGCGTGCCGAGAGCCGCCAGCAGGAGGTCTCGGACATGTCCCGGAACCTCAAGCTCCTGGCGAAGGAGCTGGAGGTGCCCGTGATCGCGCTCTCGCAGCTCAACCGAGGCCCCGAGCAGCGCACCGACAAGAAGCCCATGGTGTCCGACCTGCGTGAGTCCGGATCCATCGAGCAGGACGCCGACATGGTGATCCTGCTGCACCGTGAGGACGCGTACGAGAAGGAGTCGCCGCGCGCGGGCGAGGCGGACATCATCGTCGGCAAGCACCGTAACGGCCCCACGGCCACCATCACCGTCGCCTTCCAGGGGCACTACTCGCGCTTCGTGGACATGGCACAGACCTGATCCGGCCCGGCACCCCGAAGTGCGGCCGCGCCGGGAACAGTCGGTCCAGCCGGCACCGTTGCATCCAGCGGGGGCCCGGCCGCACGGGCGGAGAGCCCGGTGGACCGCGAGGACGTCCGTCCGCCGGGATCCGGGCCCGGTGAACGGGACACCCCCGCCGCGCAGTTGGACCAGACGTATTTCCGCAGGAGGACTGCTAGATGACCGACCGGCCCTTGACGCTCATGGCAGTACACGCCCACCCCGACGACGAGGCCACCGGGACCGGAGGGGTCCTCGCGCGATACGCGGCCGAAGGCATCCGCACGGTCCTCGTGACCTGTACCGACGGCGGGTGCGGTGACGGACCGGGAGGCCTCAAGCCGGGCGATCCCGGCCACGATCCGGCTGCCGTCGCGCTGATGCGCCGTCAGGAACTGGAGGCGAGCCGTGACGTCCTCAAGATCAGCGATCTGGAAACGCTGGACTACGCCGACTCCGGGATGATGGGCTGGCCCAGCAACGACGCCCCCGGATCCTTCTGGCAGACCCCGGTGGCGGAAGGCGCGGCCCGTCTCGCGGACCTCATGCGCCACTACCGGCCCGATGTGGTCGTCACCTACGACGAGAACGGCTTCTACGGCCATCCCGATCACATCCAGGCCCACCGCATCACCATGGCGGCGCTGGAGATGACGGAGCTGACGCCGAAGGTGTACTGGACCACCATGCCCCGCTCGGGGATGCAGCGGTTCGGGGAGATCATGCGCGAGTTCCACCCCGACATGCCGGAGCCGGATCCCGCCGAGGCGGCCGCGATGGCCGAGATCGGCCTGCCCGACGACGAGATCACCACCTGGGTGGACACCACCGCCTTCAGCGGTCAGAAGTTCGACGCGCTGGCCGCGCACGCCAGCCAGGGCGAGAACATCTTCTTCCTCAAGATGGGCAAGGAGAGGTTCGGCGAGCTGATGGGGACGGAGACCTTCGTCCGTGTCCAGGACGCCACCGGCGCGGCCGTACCCGAGAACGACCTCTTCGCCGGGCTGCGCTGATCCACCCGGCATAAAGGGTTCGACGCGTCCGGGCGCGCGCCGGTAGACACTGCCGTATGACGTCATCGCCGGAAGAACTGCTCCCCAGTACGCGCAGGGCGCTGCTGCACCGCATCGCCGTCGCCCAGTCGGAGGGGCGGACCCCGTCCTACGCGGCCGCCGTGCTCAGGGACGGGGAGATCGTATGGACGGGGTCCCGGAGCTGTGTCGAGGGACACGCCCCCGAGCCCGGCACTCAGTACCGCATCGGGTCGATCACCAAGACCTTCACCGCCGTCCTGGTGATGCGGCTGCGCGACGAGGGGCTGCTCGATCTGGGCGATCCGCTGGAGAAGCACCTCCCCGGCACCGGGGCCGGGGAGGTGACCATCGCCCAACTGCTCGGACACAGCGCCGGGTTGAGTGCCGAGTCCCCCGCGCCCTGGTGGGAGCGGACGCCCGGGACGCTGCGCCCCGAACTCGCCGATGTCCTGGGCGAGGGGGCGCGCATGCACCCGCCCGGCCGGCGGCACCACTACTCCAACCCGGGCTACACCGTGCTGGGTTCGCTGGTGGAGACGGTGCGCGGGGTGTCCTGGGAGGAGGCGCTGCAACGGGAGATCCTCGACCCGCTGGGGCTGACCCGTACGGCCGCCCGGCCGAGCGCGCCGCACGCGGGGGGCTGGGCCGTCCACCCCTGGGCGGACGTGATGCTGCCCGAACCCTCCGAGGACCTGGGACTGATGGCTCCCGCGGGCCAGTTGTGGTCGACCACCGAGGATCTCTGCCGCTTCGCCTGGTTCCTCGCCGAAGGGGACGACCGGGTGCTCGGTGCCGCGTCCGTGCGGGAGATGCGGACGCCCTCCGTGCCCGCCGAGACGGGGGACTGGGTCGGCACCTACGGCCTGGGCGTGCAGATCGTCCGCAGCGAAGGCCGGACGCTGATCGGCCACGGCGGTTCGCTGCCCGGCTTCCTCGCGGGGCTGTGGGTGAGCGTGGAGGACGGTGTCGCCGCGGTGGCGCTCACCAATGTCACCTCGGGGCCGGCCACCGGGGTCACGGCGGCCGAGCTGGTGGGCATCGTGGCCGACGCCGAGCCCAGGATCCCCCGGCCGTGGCGGCCGCTTCCCTCGGTCGATCCGGAACTGCTGGAGCTGACGGGCCCCTGGTACTGGGGGACCTACTCCTACGGTCTGCGTCTCGCCGCGGACGGCGGGGTGGAACTGGAGATGCTCCGGGGCGGCGGGCGGAAGTCGCGCTTCGTCGCGGCGGGGGAGGGCCGCTGGACCGGTCTGGACGGCTACTACGCGGGGGAGACCCTGTCGGTGGTGCGGCGGGCCGACGGCTCGGTGAGCCATCTGGACCTCGGGTCCTTCGTCTTCACCCGTGAGCCCTACGGGCCCGCGGACGCGGTGCCGGGCGGTGTGGACGAGGCCGGGTGGCGCGGGCTCTGAGAGCTCCGCGGCGCTGAGGGGGCGGCGCCTCTGACGGGGCCGACGGCGCTGAGCGAGGGTTTCACGTGAAACAGGGCCGGTGGATTCCACCGGCCCTGTCTCCTGTCCGAGCGCTTCCCGTGCCGTCCGGTCATCGTCAGAGCGGGAGCTTGAAGCCCACATGGGACGGCTTGAATCCGAGCCGCTCGTAGAAACGGTGGGCGTCGGACCGCTGCACGTCAGAGGTGAGCTGGACCAGGCTGCATCCCAGGCGGCGGGATTCCCCGATGGCCCACTCGATGAGCTGGGTGCCCAGTCCGCTGCCGCGCTCGTCCGTGTGCACCCGGACGGCCTCGATGACCGAGCGGGTGGCACCCCGCCGAGAGAGGCCGGGGATCACGGTCAGCTGAAGGGTGCCGACGACCCGGCCGTCCCGGACGGCGACGGTCTGGTGCTGATGGGGATCGGCGGCCAGCCTGCCGAACGCCTCCAGGTAGGGAGCCAGGTCGTCGGGCGACTCGCGCTGGTGGCCCAGGGGGTCGTCGGCGAGCATGGCCACGATCGCCGGTACGTCGTCGACGCCGGCGGCGCGTATCTCGAGATCACTCATGATCGGCAGATTACGCGGGGACCCTCAGCTCCTCGACCGCCCTGACGAGCGGGGCGAGCTCCGGGTTCTTCGCCGCTTCGTCGAGAGCCTCGCGCAGCGCGGTGTCGTTGGTCGGGCGGGCCTCGGCGAGCAGAGCGAGGCCGCTCTCCGTGACGTCGGTGTAGATGCCCCGGCGGTCGGTGTCGCAGAGGTACCGGGAGAGAAGGCCGCGGTCCTCCAGGCGGGAGACCAGCCGGGTGGTGGCGCTCTGGCTGAGCACGACCGCGTCGGCGACCTGCTTCATCTGGAGGTGCCCGCCGGGGCCGTTGTGCTGGCGGCTGAGGACGTCGAGCAGGGAGAACTCCCGCATGCTCAGTCCGTGCCCCGCCTCCAGGGCCCGTTCGATGTGGGACTCGATCCTGCCGTGGAGCAGCGAGAGGGCGCACCACCCCTGGGCGAGGGCGGTCAGTGCGGGATCGGTCGCCGTCATGTGTCTCTCCTCGGTGCCGGGTGGCGCGCCACCAGTCCTTGCCAGGATAGACGACGACCGCAATAGCCCGCGCTTGCAATTAATCGGCGTCTGCAATTATTGTGAACGCCTGTAAAGCGCTCAAGCAACCTGGAAGGGGCCAACCCATGCCTCTCGCGCTACTGGCTCTGGCGGTCGGAGCCTTCGGCATCGGCACCACCGAATTCGTGATCATGGGCCTGCTGCCCGAGGTGGCCGCCGACTTCGGGGTCTCGATCCCCACCTCCGGGCTGCTGGTGACCGGCTACGCCCTCGGCGTGGTCGCCGGTGCCCCGCTGATGACGGCACTGGGCACCAAGATCCCGCGGAAGCGGATGCTGATGCTGCTGATGGGCCTGTTCGTCCTCGGCAACCTGCTCTCGGCCCTGGCGCCCTCCTTCGGCGCGATGCTCGCCGGCCGGATCGTGGCCTCGCTCGCCCACGGCGCCTTCTTCGGCATCGGCTCGGTCGTCGCCGCCGAACTCGTCGCCCCGCACAAGAAGGCGGGCGCGATCGCGATGATGTTCACCGGACTGACCGTCGCCAATGTCGTCGGTGTCCCCGGCGGCACGTTCATCGGCCAGTCCATCGGCTGGCGGACCACGTTCGCCGTGGTCGCCGGGCTCGGTGTGGTCGGGCTGGCCGGGGTGGCCAAGCTCGTCCCCGACCTCCCCCGGCCGGAGGGGGTGCGCCTGCGGGACGAGGCGGCCGCCTTCAAGAACACCCAGGTGCTGCTCGCCATGGCGATGACCGTGCTCGGCTTCGGCGGAGTGTTCGCCGCGATCACCTACATCGCCCCGATGATGACCGAGACCGCGGGCTTCGCCGACTCCTCGGTGACCTGGCTGCTGGTGCTGTTCGGGCTCGGCATGGTCGGCGGCAACCTCCTCGGCGGCCGCTACGCCGACCGGCACCTCATGCCCCTGCTCTACATCACCC
This window contains:
- a CDS encoding MarR family winged helix-turn-helix transcriptional regulator, producing MTATDPALTALAQGWCALSLLHGRIESHIERALEAGHGLSMREFSLLDVLSRQHNGPGGHLQMKQVADAVVLSQSATTRLVSRLEDRGLLSRYLCDTDRRGIYTDVTESGLALLAEARPTNDTALREALDEAAKNPELAPLVRAVEELRVPA
- a CDS encoding MFS transporter produces the protein MPLALLALAVGAFGIGTTEFVIMGLLPEVAADFGVSIPTSGLLVTGYALGVVAGAPLMTALGTKIPRKRMLMLLMGLFVLGNLLSALAPSFGAMLAGRIVASLAHGAFFGIGSVVAAELVAPHKKAGAIAMMFTGLTVANVVGVPGGTFIGQSIGWRTTFAVVAGLGVVGLAGVAKLVPDLPRPEGVRLRDEAAAFKNTQVLLAMAMTVLGFGGVFAAITYIAPMMTETAGFADSSVTWLLVLFGLGMVGGNLLGGRYADRHLMPLLYITLGALGLVLALFTVTAHHKVLAAVSIVLIGALGFATVPPLQKRVLDQAKGAPTLASAVNIGAFNLGNALAAWLGGLVISAGFGLTAPNWVGALLAVSALGLAVLSAALERRSDRRAAAPLLRVPEPAVH
- a CDS encoding GNAT family N-acetyltransferase, which produces MSDLEIRAAGVDDVPAIVAMLADDPLGHQRESPDDLAPYLEAFGRLAADPHQHQTVAVRDGRVVGTLQLTVIPGLSRRGATRSVIEAVRVHTDERGSGLGTQLIEWAIGESRRLGCSLVQLTSDVQRSDAHRFYERLGFKPSHVGFKLPL